In Triticum urartu cultivar G1812 chromosome 6, Tu2.1, whole genome shotgun sequence, the following proteins share a genomic window:
- the LOC125517655 gene encoding putative GEM-like protein 8, translating to MRKSSCGHVIGVPVTSKAYALEEATTRGAGAAKKDGDRLAVSLTHPSPYASFGYKHSSKGQVIHWVNKLGRRAQGFRDHVTLGPKLSETVKGKLSLGARILQAGGVERVFRQAFSAEKGERLVKALQCYLYTTSGPIAGMLFVSTRKIAFRSDRSLTVTSPAGDVARVPYKVVVPLGRIKGVQPSENADNPEQKYIHMATVDGFEFWFMGFVSYQRCCKYMQQVISSQL from the exons ATGAGGAAGTCGAGCTGCGGCCATGTGATCGGAGTGCCTGTGACCTCCAAGGCGTACGCCTTAGAGGAGGCGACAACCAGGGGCGCCGGGGCGGCCAAGAAGGACGGCGATCGCCTCGCCGTCTCGTTGACGCACCCGAGCCCCTACGCGTCCTTCGGCTACAAACACAGTAGCAAGGGTCAGGTGATCCATTGGGTGAACAAGCTGGGCAGACGGGCGCAGGGCTTCAGAGACCACG TGACCCTGGGGCCGAAGCTGTCGGAGACGGTGAAGGGGAAGCTCAGCCTGGGCGCGAGGATCCTGCAGGCCGGCGGCGTGGAGCGGGTGTTCCGGCAGGCCTTCTCGGCCGAGAAGGGCGAGCGGCTGGTGAAGGCGCTGCAGTGCTACCTCTACACCACCAGCGGGCCCATCGCCGGGATGCTCTTCGTCTCCACCAGGAAGATCGCCTTCCGCAGCGACCGGTCCCTCACAGTCACCTCGCCGGCGGGCGACGTCGCTCGGGTGCCGTACAAGGTGGTGGTGCCGCTGGGGAGGATCAAGGGGGTGCAGCCGAGCGAGAACGCGGACAACCCGGAGCAGAAGTACATACACATGGCCACCGTGGACGGCTTCGAGTTCTGGTTCATGGGCTTCGTCAGCTACCAGAGGTGCTGCAAGTACATGCAGCAGGTCATCTCGTCCCAGCTGTGA